Part of the Anopheles gambiae chromosome 3, idAnoGambNW_F1_1, whole genome shotgun sequence genome is shown below.
AAAGTGTAACGATTCAAACCCAACCGAGTGATACTGCTATTGGTAAAACAAATCGttcaaataaacataatacaAGCAGCAAATATAGCAACCAAAAACTATGTATTCGCTAAAGTCGACGAGCCGACGCAAAGCAGTATACCTTTTTGATTCTTAAGAATGTTCTTCACAGCTGCACCGCCGTACTTGGTCTCCCGCACGAAGATTCCTGTGTCGTCTAGATAGTCATCCTGtggaggcacacacacacgaggcaAATCCCGAGCCCGATTCGAACGAGCAAGTAGAAAGCAAAGGGTTAGTGTCGATTGTTTCCGCTACCGTGGTACTAACCGATTCATTTAGCTGTATCGACTGCTATCTTATTAAGCCTCCACGCTTACGGAATAATTTAGCTTCAGCTTACCTTCACGTCGTCATAGTCCGGGACAGATTCACCGAACCGGCCTCCATTGCTGCCGTGCCGCACGATGATGCTACCCGCCCGGCCCCGGTCATCTATCATGAGCACCTCCGTCAGGATGATCAGCCCGAAGACGGCGAAGAACGCTACGACAATCAGGAAGCTCATGCCCGCACGCTCCCGCGCTCCCCATGACGTTTTCTTCATGCGCTTCGTACGGGAGGACATcgccgctactgctgctgctacctaTCACTTCAATCGGCGTGGCGTGGATTATGCCTTCTCCTTCTCTGTGTCCGATGTCTGACGGTGTCTTAGCGAACGAAACCACCGGCAGCAGTCTTGGGTCGCAACGTGTCGTGACGTGTGGAGAGTCAAGGATACCGAGGACTCAATCAATGACGCCGTGTGGAAGGAGTCCTCTGATAGTGAACTGATGGTTGcatgcacccacacacacgaacgcacAGCGATACATTCGTGAGGACAATGTCTCGTTAGCGGTGTCCTGATGGCCGGGCTGGTACACGAGTGATGGGCCGTTCGGTTTTATCCTTTCAACACGGCAGTCCACTTCCATCTGCTTTGCGGCATTGTGGTTGACATTTAACCCGTAGATCGTGGCTATACGATACGGAAAGGACACGATCATATACATATGCATTAACAGAAGCTACATTGAATTCATGAAATTGCCGGTGGAGCCGACGGCTGCACTGCGAAGCCTTGGCAAACACTTGCAAAAGATAATGCTCATCGCAAATAACGACAAGCACATGCACTCGTTCCGTTGCCGGCTTCGGTTGCCTTGGCTGGGCGGGGGATCGCCAACCGTACCCGGGTAGGCCATCCATTGCAGCCATCCTGTTGGCGCAATGATAATAATAGAGTGGAAAGCGTACAGCGCTTCGTTGTGCAAGGCTcgtaaaattttaaacatcacTTGCAGCGCACAACGCAAACCATGTGAACGTGGAGGACAACTTAAAGACGCTTTTGCGACGTGGCATGCAATCGGCGTCGAAGAAATCTTTTCAGTTTTGTAGTGTATCTTTAAAGACATCTGTTATGCAATCCTAGATATTGCAAACACGAACTTTTGCTTTCACTTATATCAATTACAAAACTAGATATGGTTTAAGATATGTTTTGGAAACAATAATAACTTGATAACATAATTTTATCAGAGTCAAAGATGTAAAAATATTACGATAAAGCAAAAGGCCTAATGTGACATATGAAGAGAACAGTTCTTTTGCTACATCATTTGAGGTTTTATCGTCATGCTCTCACAAACTCTAATAATGTTTTATCAGCTAGGAGTAGAAGCTTATCGTGCGTAGTAGCGGTCGGGATCGATAAATATTTACCATGCATCTGCCGCTACGTCTCCTAGGGAAATTACGGCTGGTTTGCATACGAAATGCTCAAAAATGTTCCTCCCATCTCCTCCGCTTCAAACTTTCCACCCGCCTTGTGCATCTAATTTATTGTGTTCGTTGTGCCACACATTACGTTCTTCCGCAACAGGACCATCGAACTAACAAAGATATCGCTGCTGCATCACCGATGGGCTTGGCCGGTACGTCCGCTGTTCCGGTTGACACTCATCAATAAAGTATCTAATATATTGCCCCAAATAAACGGTACACCCCATCCTTTACCCCATGCAGTTGTCCGAAAAAAGGATCCTTCTGCTGCTGGTTTGATCTTGGTCAAACTTTTTCCGTTGTATAACAAAGTACAATCATTTCGTAGGACACATGAAAGTGAGCAGTATCAAAAGGGTGTGTTTCTAATGAATCCCATGACCACGATAAATGTCAAGGATCATCCACTTTCTCATTTCTATGCAATTCTTTGCTTCGAGTTGCTTGAAGCAAATGTGTCTTTCCCACGAAGAAATGTAGGTCACGgctgggtttttgttttcgcttagCAAACGCCTTGAAATGGCCGGTCGAGAGGCAAACTGTTGCCAACAAGAATAGTCCGTGCGGATTAAATGTGTTGCAAATCTATTTTCCTCTTTGCTCAAACATCCAGTATGCTCGAAGGTGTGGTATGGTCTGTTGAGCTTGTGCATATTTTAGTTTAGAAAACCATCCACTATTATGCTATGTTCATCCGAGATTCCGACAAACGTCATGCCGGttatgaaacaaacaaataacataaTGTAATCCACTACTTACGGTCGTCGTGTTAGGCCAAATATTAGCAAACGTAGCCTCCGGTGttaccatcaacaacattCGAAGCTGAAATTATTCTGTCGTTTGTCGAGTTATTTCACTTTTGCCACTTTAGTGGCACACACCATGCACAGCGGTAGATGTGTGGAACGGTGGGAGGATTTATGTTTGTCAACCAATAATAATTGAACGACAGCTCCGCTTCTGTGCAAATCTTCACGTTTAGTTCCCTTCACTTTAACAACCCCTCTCCGAAATAAGCATCAATTTCCACAATATCGGTAGGACTTTCTCACACAACACTTTCCTGTCGCCGCACGAGCAGGACACATCCTTTAAGCACAAGCACATTTCACACCAGTCGGGGTGGAACCAACCCTAGACGGCCATATTTAGTAGCAAACAGCTAGCATTGTTTTGACGAGCAGCGTACAGGATCAACACTGACACTGGACCGACGAAAACTAGCTCTGTTTTCTGTGCACTGTTACGACAGTCTGAgtgcgtgttggtgtgtgacATAACGACGGTACATATCTTTGCACAAAATCACTAACACCAATGGAAATCTCTTCGCTCTGTTCAGGGAAACGGCGTTAAAAGGATTGCCTCATTTTAGCTTCTGTCGTTGTTATTTCACATCTTTTTCACCAGCAGTATGtttgttgtatgtttttaatgtttttaccTTAAATTTTATATCCTTTTGGGTGCTTTGTATGCTTCTCACACGAATGCAATAGATAATTTCAACACGTGCCATTTGTCATTGTGAGCAGgatgaaagttggtatgtttatGTACTACTGCGCAGGTGCACAGTggggttttcttttgaatCTACCAATACTTATACATTTATTTGACATCTATTAGCACGGAACAATATTTTCGACAGTTGTcagaatttattattattattttttacaacTTCCTGATGACCAAATCAGTTCTTTTTGCTAATCATTTAAATTGTAGAgagttttaaaaaatatgaagagatgtttttttattattattatttcagcTACACAACAACTATCATACTGGCTAGAATTATTAGTATCAAAGGTTGTCAAACTTAATTTTAGCAATCAAACTTTTTCGAGTAGATGCTGCTCTCttattttgctttgtttgttaatTGTTAATAATTTGAGTGGGTGATATTATAGAAATAACAtaatacttgtttttttttttaattttattttgtggTACATGTATTCCTCGAAACATACATGCCTGTTGTACATGGATTATGAGATAtgcatttattttgaaatttgacagtttttcCACATTGCAATAGTTTGATCGATTATTTGTCATACCTAATACAAATATCCGTTATAGATCATTCAGAATCGAAAAAATAAATCGCCTTGGTGAGAATCAtcctcttcttctatttggcgtaacgtcttaCGCGGACATGTCgccctatacaggctttcgagacttaagaATCATATGGTATAGATAATTGACCTGCTAAAACCACCCTATTCAAACATAGCATATAATATTTTGATTACAGTAGGTAAATTCGTCTTAGGCGGAAAATGTAATATACACGGTTTAGCTTTACATTAGCTTAACACGATAAAATGTTAATACTACTACTAATCATATCTATGTATCTAAAAGCACAATCAATCGTtttgaaaatataatttattattcattcGTCAAATTGTCAAATAAGATAAAAAGTTACATCATTCGAAAACCAAAACTATTAAAATAGTGTTTAAATGTGTGACGATCATTTTCACGATATAGATCATAGTTCTAATGATTTCAAGAATAACATGTTCATAGATAGAGCTACTCCCCTAATCACAACTAGTGACAGCTTAAACGGcctgtttaaaatttaatacaaTCTTATACAATACTATGATACAATATTGTACATTCGTTTCAGACTTCGGCTTTGAATGAACAGACAGTGTGAGTCTAGGACAGTGGTCTACAAACTTTGCGAACAAAAGAGccaaattctacaaaaatattcgtgaaaaaccacataaacacaaacagaaaacctaaggccgcaaatacacgacgcgcgtTTCCTCGGGCGCGTTCAAACGCGTATAACAGTTCCACAGAGATATCCAGCATGAGCATCTCTGCGTTTCCGCGGTAGCGCGTTcgaatgacatttcatttctatggCTGGATTGTTATACGCGTTTCCGCGGGCGCGGAAacgcgcgtcgtgtatttgcggcctAAGAGTACAAATATGTGCAAGTTCTATGAAACCGTCGGATAAGAACCGCCATCTCGAAATCAAAGAGCTACATATAGCACGTGGCTGTACATTGCCGATCTCTAGATTTGAACAAAGCTTTTGATAAGCTTATTAGATGTAGGAAAGTATTTCGCGTGATATTTGTTATGTCAAATTTTGTGACTCAAAAATCCTGGAGTACGTTTAATAatacaaaattatttttctgtcagttttcacatttttcactAATGTTTCATTTATAGGTTCGACACCCTTATCgccatgaaatatttcatgagTTTCGAAATGTTTCATTGAAAGTATCATAACGAAAGTATcttgatgtttatttttattattactgtTGTTTGTGGTTCTAGTTACGTTCAATATAACGTAATGCACCATTTACTGCTTAATACGAATAATATttcttaaaattttaaaacaattccGCTTTCCAAAGGGAAAACGCAAGAAACCCAGTATGTACCCATATCTCCGTATTAGAGACTCGGAGTCAAAGTAATCTTATCAGCAAATCTTATGCTTTGGCTcgatgttttgataaaaaatagaCCTTCCCTTCGTAGCCAAAGGTTGTTGATGCATTGATCGCATAAACGGTTTACTGTTAAGTCGTGATGGATAAATACGAGGAGAATTTGTTGAggttaaacataaaaatacgtGACCTAATTACACAACTCGACTGTAGTGAGTGCGGCtcattgcttttattaaaGTGTGTAGTTAATAGTGTTCTGATATGATATCCTCATTTCAGTGGAAACCAAAAACCGGAAGCTTCAGCAAGAAAACAATGTGCTAGTAGAAGATGTGGCAAGCTTTCGCGCACAGTATGCGTTATCCGAAGAGGGACGGCTGCGTTGTAAGTCGGTGCTGGAGAAAGAAATAGCTCGTAATAGTGAACAGTACGAGGCACAGGTGTTGCTCAAAAAACGATACAATGATCTAATTCGCGAGTACGTTGCGCAAAACCAGAAGCTTAAATCTTATGAACAAAATGCTTTGGAAGTGAAACAATCAAGagcgaaaagaaagcaagccCCTGTTGAGATTATTGGCAAGTGGATAATACAACTCACACAAAATTTGACTTCCTTGGAAATGAAGTAACTATTAATATTATATCATTTTCTATTCTCATTTTTTGATAGGCAAGCTATCAGACATAGGAAAACCTAAGGCTATCGAAGACAAAGTAGCCTCACTCGAGCATCGCTGTTCTGTTCTGGAGAAGGAACTTTACAAAGCATATGCGACAATTGATGATTTAGAGTTTGAACTGGAATCAGTAATTATAAGCTGTGCCAAGTGATTAACctaacaaatattaaaaaagttATTGATTTTCTATTTCAGATTGACCATCTCGAAAATACAAATGAACGGTTGGAGCAACAGATTAAAGTTTTAAAAGCTCAGCTAGACCAATGTCATTGTGAACCGCTAACACCTGACACTGCAAACAGTGTGACTTCACCATTGAGTCATGATACATTGTAAGCTACTTTACTTTACCCTCACGCTCAAATCATTGCACAGCTAAAGTTTTATGTTACTAATCACATTTTATTGGGTTTCTCATTCTTAAGCTACCAATTTGAGAGTGTAAAAGACGCCCAACAAAGTTCAACAGCAAAAGGACCAGAGGTAAGTTAGGCTTATGATGGAGTCTGAAATacatattgaaaataaaatccatTCGCCAATTCGGCTCTGCGACCCAGCTAAGATTCCACGCCCATGCGGGTCGCCCATGAACGGTCTACAATGCCCACGGCGATCACAATCGCGTTCGGGAAGGACATCTAAAATATAGCAGCGATCGATTCATTAACTATCAACTAGTGTTGACCTACCACCAGGTGACTTCGGCTGCGCAAACCATGCGAAAGCCATTTGCTTGCAATTCTTCCCGGTCAATTTACACCACATTTCGGCGCTCATTGCCATGTTTTGGCAATCCGACATCCTTTCTGTCTTGTTCACCCGCTATCCCATAATGTGGTATGCCTGTACGCTGCGCTTTATCGGCACTTAAACGAACTGTTCCAATTTGGCACTGCACAGAatggatacaaaaaaaaagttcctcTTTCATAGCCGCGCAGGTCACTGCGGGTGTTCAAAGCCATACAGGCTGGTAAGTGAGAGCTTTTCAAGGCTGAACTCGGCTGAAGAAATGTTCAACAGGGCAGAGAAAGGGGTCGCGAAAACGACGTTTAATTTAAAAGCGTACGAAACAGCCCATGTCTGTCGACCTCTTTCGTCGGCGTTTCCATAAGGCgaaacgaacaacaacaacaaaatccacacaaaaaacggtaCCGGCACAATCATCCACTGACAGATAGGTGCACCCGGTGAGTAAATAGTAAGCGATTGACTTCGCCACCGAGGTCGCTGTAACGATCATGCTTCAGGAGCAAGTTGTAGAAGAAACAAATGATAGTCCTAGCTCTGACATTCATTCGAGTTAGTTCACGCATTTCTGTCTTCTTGATTGCAAAGTCCTGCAATTAGTAACAATATCCTCAAtccaattttaaataatatatgtgtatcaacaaaaaatattccacACGGAATTTCGTACCAGTTTAAAAATTATGGAAAATTAAGCTATTGAAGGTTGAACATGGTACGCTACAATTTATTCATTCCCAACACTGTTCAATCCTTTTACTCGTATCGTAATATTGCGCTAGGCAGGTAAATGAACCAATTACACGGAGTTCGCCAATAATCATTCAACATGGGCTCGCTTTTGCTCGTTCTTTAACGTGGACCCCGTTTGCTCCAGACGGCACCTTTGTACGTGGGTGATTGGTGACCTCTTTCTGTGCCACGTTTCGGCGGACGTATGTGACTTAAGATTGAAAGTGATCAAATCTCACAGATCGTAGCTTCAATTTTCACGGTCGAGGACTCAATCCAATATGGTGCAGCTTTTGCTGTTACATCACACAGTCGCTAAGAGGGcgaaagttttgttttgtggcaaTTTACTATCACCATTTTTTAGATAATTTGGGATGAGGGAAGGTTTTCTttactttgctttgctttggaGCAGTCAGATGGCCAATAACCTATAGACGTCTGCATAAACAAAGCTAGTCAAGTTTAATTCTCATCTTTCACTTTAATAATAACTGATCGTTTGTAGTTGCATGGTAAAATGAGTTTAGTAAGCATTTACTGACCGGCTTTACCAAGTTAACCGTTACTTCCagcatacagggtttcccacgatttattggttggctCCCATCAGTTTTTGGAaagttcccatatttttttggtgcgtttccaCGATTTTTGGGCCGTACCCTGTAACTTAAGtattgcaataaaatatttatttttgtagatagttagatttgtttttttgaaattatttttttttcgaagttGAAAACATGCAAAATTAAGTATTTTCTTTTATGTGATTACTTATGTTTTTTACTTCgtaaatgttatttttaatt
Proteins encoded:
- the LOC5668120 gene encoding myosin-13 — protein: MDKYEENLLRLNIKIRDLITQLDCMETKNRKLQQENNVLVEDVASFRAQYALSEEGRLRCKSVLEKEIARNSEQYEAQVLLKKRYNDLIREYVAQNQKLKSYEQNALEVKQSRAKRKQAPVEIIGKLSDIGKPKAIEDKVASLEHRCSVLEKELYKAYATIDDLEFELESIDHLENTNERLEQQIKVLKAQLDQCHCEPLTPDTANSVTSPLSHDTFYQFESVKDAQQSSTAKGPEIYHNLTLDDPFCVMEENLDNIQELTIHQSSVNRASEAMEREGHYEPNKN